The proteins below come from a single Salvelinus fontinalis isolate EN_2023a chromosome 1, ASM2944872v1, whole genome shotgun sequence genomic window:
- the LOC129853267 gene encoding cdc42 effector protein 3-like — protein sequence MPAKAPIYLKSTNSKKGKKCRLRDILSPDMISPPLGDFRHTIHIGKGGERDAFGDMSFLQGKFELLPGKGEVFRPQYGVHNEFLRANSASDAQFTETPSPVLKNAISLPSIGGCQALTLPLLSTNVFSMPVKEPLDSMGGRVPTPPLGGPDGTDKLEILEMETLLCSLEVLSSNHTKPPTGVTSKPDVLLDLIEKPEKPKTKKAKKSNYENYNIENGYEKPTPTYYINGNSNGTCNGNEGFNGNGNCNGFGSFNNDITLCYEKALSDCNGDWVDRDSGVDEGRICDIDFEFCNDKRVSQDSISYITGSLLSLELDLGPSILDDVLNIMGDPKVKSRP from the coding sequence ATGCCTGCCAAAGCACCCATCTACCTGAAGTCCACCAACAGCAAGAAAGGCAAGAAGTGTCGTCTGAGGGACATCCTGTCCCCAGACATGATCAGTCCACCGCTGGGGGACTTCCGCCACACCATTCACATCGGAAAGGGCGGCGAGAGGGACGCCTTCGGGGACATGTCCTTCCTCCAGGGGAAGTTTGAGCTCCTGCCTGGGAAAGGTGAGGTGTTCCGTCCGCAATACGGCGTCCACAATGAGTTCCTGCGGGCCAACAGCGCATCTGATGCCCAGTTCACCGAGACGCCCTCCCCGGTTCTGAAGAACGCCATCTCGCTCCCTTCTATCGGGGGGTGCCAGGCCCTCACCTtgcccctcctctccaccaaTGTGTTCTCTATGCCCGTTAAGGAACCACTGGATAGCATGGGAGGGCGGGTTCCTACCCCTCCCCTAGGGGGCCCAGATGGGACTGATAAACTGGAGATTCTGGAGATGGAAACCCTGTTGTGTTCCCTTGAGGTCTTAAGCAGCAACCACACCAAACCTCCTACAGGGGTCACATCCAAACCAGACGTCCTGCTGGATCTGATAGAGAAACCAGAGAAGCCAAAGACGAAGAAAGCAAAAAAAAGCAATTATGAGAATTATAATATTGAAAACGGTTATGAAAAGCCTACACCAACCTATTACATTAACGGCAACAGCAATGGGACCTGCAATGGTAACGAAGGCTTCAACGGCAACGGCAACTGCAATGGCTTTGGAAGCTTTAACAATGACATTACCCTCTGCTATGAGAAAGCGCTCTCTGACTGCAATGGAGACTGGGTGGACAGGGACAGCGGGGTGGACGAGGGGCGCATTTGCGACATTGACTTTGAGTTCTGCAATGACAAGAGGGTGTCACAGGATTCCATCTCCTACATCACTGGTTCCCTTTTGTCACTTGAACTCGATTTGGGCCCATCCATTCTTGATGATGTACTCAACATCATGGGTGACCCCAAGGTAAAGAGCAGACCTTGA